The nucleotide sequence GATCCACCACGATCAGACCGTCGCGGGTCTGTGACACGATATAGGTCTCGTGGATTTGCGTGCGCGCGGCGCCGAGCGGGCGGTCGAGCAGGTCGGCGGAGGGGTGCGCCTCGAAGCGCACATCGGCGGTCGGTGTGCCGACATCGAACGCGGCCTGTCCCGGTTCGGCGAGCGCAGATGCCACCGAGCCTTCGAACGAAGATGCAGGCCTGACGGGATGGGCCGGCGAACTCCGCCAGTCCCAGTTGGTCGGACGCGGCGCAAAGGATGGGCGGAACGCCGATAGCGCCGCGCCGTCGGTATTGGCGGCGGTTCGCCTGCCTTCGCGGGCAAGGCCGTCTTTCAATGCGTGCACGATCAGTGCGCGGACGAGGCCGGCGTTGCGAAACCGTACCTCGGTCTTGGCGGGATGCACATTGGCATCGACCTCCTGCGGCTCTGTCGTCACGAACAGCGCCACGACAGGATGACGGTCGCGCGGCAGATAATCGGAATAGGCCGCGCGCACAGCGCCGAGAATGAGTTTGTCGCGCACCGGGCGGCCGTTGACGAAGAGATATTGTCCGAGCGCGTTGGCGCGGGTCAGCGAGGGGGCTGCGGCAAAGCCCTCCACCACCACGCCTTCGCGCTCGGCGCGCACTTCGATGGCGCTGGAGCGGAAATCGCTGCCCAGGATGTCGCCGAGCCGCGTCAACCGGCCCGCCGCGCCCGGCAGCGCTGCGGCCCAGGTCACCGGCGCGCGCTCCTCGCCGGCCAGTGTGAAAGCGATATCGGGCCGCGCCATTGCCAGCCGCCGCACCACTTCGCGGATCGCTTCAGCCTCGGTGCGGTCGGTCTTGAGAAATTTCAGCCGGGCCGGCGTCGCATAAAAGAGATCGCTGACCTCGACGCGGGTGCCTTGCGACAGCGCCGCCGGCATGATCGCCGATTTCACGCCGCCTTCGACCGACAGCGACCAGGCGTGCGGCTCGCCGGCGTGGCGCGTGGTAATGCCGAGCTTCGCCACCGCGCCGATCGAGGGCAGCGCCTCGCCGCGAAAGCCCAGCGTGCGAATCCGCAGCAAATCCTCGTCGTCGAGCTTGGAGGTGGCGTGGCGGTCGACGGCGAGCGCAAGGTCGCCATGGGTCATGCCGCCGCCATCATCCGTGATGCCGATCCGCCGCCTGCCGCCGCCGTCGGTGAAAATGTCGACGCGGCTGGCGCCGGCATCGATGGCGTTTTCGACCAGTTCCTTGACTACGCTTGCGGGACGTTCGACCACCTCGCCGGCGGCGATGCGGTTGACGACCTGTTCGGGGAGCTGGCGGACGGGCATGCGGTCTCGGATCGATTCGAGGCTGGGTGGCGATTTTACGCGGCTACCGAGTCAAATGCATGTGTTCAAAATATTTTTACGGAACTTTCCGGACGCTGCGAAGGCGCCGAATATGCGGTCTGCGTATGGCCAAGGATTCGCAAAATGACCCAGAAATCCCTGCACGATCACCACATCGCGCGGCTTGCATGGCGGGCGCGCCGTTCGCGGATAACGACTGATCCGGCGATGAACATGTTCGGGTTTGCGAACGGTGCCTGATGAAGCCGAACTGTTCGTCGTCGACAAAACCTTGGAGAAATGGATGAAGCTAGTGAAAACCTCGGCGATCGCGGTTGCAATCTCGGCTCTGCTTGCCGGTCCGGTGCTGGCGCAAGGCGCCTCATCCGACACCCAGATCCGCGGCGGTGCAAAGGGCACGACCCAGATGCAGGGCGGCGGCGCGTCGGGCAGCATGGACGAGGACGCTACCGCGCCGGCGGGCGCCGGCAGCCAGAAGGCCGGCGCGAAGAGCGGGACGAAGGGCACCGTCGGAGCCGGCAGCGGCACGCCCAAGACGACCGGCGGGGCGACTACCCCTCCAGCGACCGGCCGATAGGCGCCGGGAGGACACCCGTCTCCTCCGCCGGGTTGCTCTCCAAACACAACTCCGGCCGCGATAGGCGGCCGGAGTTTTTTGTGTTTTAGCTGAAGGTCCGCGAACCGAAAGCCCGACTGGACGGCTCTATCGGGGGAGAACCGAGTGAAGTTCTCTCGCTGAATCAAAGGGAGCTGTTATGTTTTATCGCAAGAATTTGCCGGGCTGGGAACGGGCGATGCGGACGATCGGGGGCGTTGTGATGATTGCCTATGGGCTTTTCGGCATGCCCGGCACCATGGCCGGTTATCTGATCGCGGGCACTGGCGCGATTGCGATCGCAACCGGGTTTTTGGGCTTTTGTCCGATGTGCGCCATGGTCGGCCGAAGGCTGCCTTCGCCATGACCGCGCTGGCCGGCGCGAGGCGTTGCGACCCCTTGCTGATCGAGGCCGCACGCGGCGGCGACGCCGATGCGCTGGTCTCGCTGATCGCGATAGCCCAGCCCGACATCCGCCGCTATGCCGCGCGCAATTGCCGCGCGGCCGATATCGATGACGCGGTTCAGGAAACGCTGCTGCTGCTGTACCGGCGGGTCGGCACGCTGCGCGCGGTGACGTCGTTCTCGGCCTGGCTGTTCGCGGTGGCGCGCCGCGCCTGCCTTCGCCTGCTGCGCCGCGCGGCGGCAATGGCGGACGCTTCGGCCGACGATGCGGAAATGCGTCTGGCGCATCTCAGGCCCGAAGACATTCGCATCGACCTTTCCCGCGCCATCCAGTCGCTGCCCGATCACTACCGCGAGGTGATCCTGCTGCGCGATATCGAGGAATTGTCGATCGACGAGATCGCCGGCGTCCTTGGGCTGACGCGCGAGAGCGTCAAGGCGCGGATCCACCGCGCGCGATTGATGATCCGGGAATATCTGATCCGGGATTGAGGCGAGTGCGTTTTCAAGCGAAAGCCTCGGACTTGATCCGGGGTGAATACCGGTTCGCGTCAAGAAAACGTGTCAATCGAAAGATCGGCGGCAGCCCTCAATCGTCGAAAGGCGCGGTGTTGCGCTTCGCCTTGACGTCGCTGCGGCGTTTCTTGCCTTCCAGCCGCCGCTGCTTCGATCCGAAGGTCGGCTTCGTCGGCCGCCGCGGCGTCGGGCGGATCATGGCTTCGCGCAGCATTTCCAGCAGACGGTCGATGGCATCGGCCCGGTTGCGCTCCTGGGTGCGGAAGCGCTGGGCGTGGATCACGATCACGCCCTCCTTGGTCATGCGCTGCCCGGCAATCCGGTTCAGCCGCAGGGCCGCGTCCTCCGGCAGCGTGATCTTGCGCGTGTCGAAACGTAGCTGGGCTGCCGTGGCGAGCTTGTTGACGTTCTGCCCGCCGGGGCCGGAGGCGCGGACGAAGCCGATCTCGATGTCGTTGTCGTCGATCGTGAGGTCGCGGGAAACCCGCAGCATGGCGTTCACCGGTAGTCGTCATGCCCGGGTTTGTCCCGGGCATCCACGACTTATCAGCGTATAGAAAACGTGGATGGCCGGGACAAGCCCGGCCATGACGGCCGAGGGCGAGTGATCAGTTCGCCTTCGGCGGCGCCACCACCGGCTGGGCGGCGGCTTGCGGGGCGCGGCCGACGATGACGGTGAGCAGGCCCTGGCCCCAGAGCTGCTGGGCGACCTTTTTGGCGTCGTCGAGCGTCACGGCGTCGACGAGGGCGTTGCGCTTTTCGATGTAGTCGATCGGCAGCTTGTCGAGCTGGTACTGCAGCAGCGCCTGCGCGAGCTTGGAGGATGTATCGAGCGCCAGCATCTGCGAGCCCTTGAGGTAGGACTTGGCCTCGTCCAGCTCCTTCTGGGTCGGGCCTTCCTCGGCCATGCGGCGGACTTCCTTCTCGATCGCGTCGACGGTCTCCCCGGCGCGGTCGGCGCGGGTGCCGGTATTGCCGATGAACAGGGCGGATCGATCCATCCAGAGCAGCGATTCATAGACCGAATAGGCGAGGCCGCGCTTTTCGCGCACCTCCTTGTAGAGCCGCGACGACAATCCGCCGCCGCCGAGAATGTGGTTCACGACATAGGCAGCCATGAAATTCGGATCGTGCCGGCGAATGCCGGGGCCGCCGAACGTCACCACCGTCTGCGGCACGTCGAGCGGCACGAACGCGCGCTGCGGCGGCTTGGTGGCCTCGACCTCGGCGACCTGCGTCAGGCTGGCCTTGGCCTGCAATCCGCCGAACGTCTTGTCCAGGAGCTTGCCAAGCGTATCGGCATCGACATCGCCGACCACGGCAATGCGCAAGCTATCCTTGGCGACGACGCGGCGGACGTAATCCTTCATGTCGGCGACGTCGATCTTCGGCACGCTGTCGAGCGTGCCGTTGCCCTGCCTGCCATAGGGATGATCGCCGAACGCCACTTCAAGGAATTTGCGGCTCGCCAGCGAGGTCGGGTTGGTGGTGTCGCGACGCAGCCCGGAGAGCACCTGCGCGCGAATGCGCTCGACGTCGGAGGCGTCGAAACGCGGCGAGGTCAGC is from Bradyrhizobium sp. AZCC 2176 and encodes:
- the mutL gene encoding DNA mismatch repair endonuclease MutL; this translates as MPVRQLPEQVVNRIAAGEVVERPASVVKELVENAIDAGASRVDIFTDGGGRRRIGITDDGGGMTHGDLALAVDRHATSKLDDEDLLRIRTLGFRGEALPSIGAVAKLGITTRHAGEPHAWSLSVEGGVKSAIMPAALSQGTRVEVSDLFYATPARLKFLKTDRTEAEAIREVVRRLAMARPDIAFTLAGEERAPVTWAAALPGAAGRLTRLGDILGSDFRSSAIEVRAEREGVVVEGFAAAPSLTRANALGQYLFVNGRPVRDKLILGAVRAAYSDYLPRDRHPVVALFVTTEPQEVDANVHPAKTEVRFRNAGLVRALIVHALKDGLAREGRRTAANTDGAALSAFRPSFAPRPTNWDWRSSPAHPVRPASSFEGSVASALAEPGQAAFDVGTPTADVRFEAHPSADLLDRPLGAARTQIHETYIVSQTRDGLIVVDQHAAHERIVYERLKASLAKNGVQRQILLIPEIVELDEATVEKLLARADELVSFGLSIESFGPGAVAVRETPSLLGKANAAGLLRDLAEHMAEWDEALPLERRLMHAAATMACHGSVRAGRRLKPEEMNALLREMEDTPNSGQCNHGRPTYVELKLSDIEKLFGRR
- a CDS encoding YgaP family membrane protein, which produces MFYRKNLPGWERAMRTIGGVVMIAYGLFGMPGTMAGYLIAGTGAIAIATGFLGFCPMCAMVGRRLPSP
- a CDS encoding RNA polymerase sigma factor, whose translation is MTALAGARRCDPLLIEAARGGDADALVSLIAIAQPDIRRYAARNCRAADIDDAVQETLLLLYRRVGTLRAVTSFSAWLFAVARRACLRLLRRAAAMADASADDAEMRLAHLRPEDIRIDLSRAIQSLPDHYREVILLRDIEELSIDEIAGVLGLTRESVKARIHRARLMIREYLIRD
- the arfB gene encoding alternative ribosome rescue aminoacyl-tRNA hydrolase ArfB, yielding MLRVSRDLTIDDNDIEIGFVRASGPGGQNVNKLATAAQLRFDTRKITLPEDAALRLNRIAGQRMTKEGVIVIHAQRFRTQERNRADAIDRLLEMLREAMIRPTPRRPTKPTFGSKQRRLEGKKRRSDVKAKRNTAPFDD
- a CDS encoding M16 family metallopeptidase, translating into MIRLSIGAQRLASSLIAGAVLLTLAATPSHAAAKIQRLVSPGGIEAWFVQDATVPLIAMEYAFGGGAAQDPSGKSGVGNMVASLLDEGSGDLDSKTFHERLERRAIELSFSSTRDYFRGSLRMLKDNKDEAFDLLQMALTSPRFDASDVERIRAQVLSGLRRDTTNPTSLASRKFLEVAFGDHPYGRQGNGTLDSVPKIDVADMKDYVRRVVAKDSLRIAVVGDVDADTLGKLLDKTFGGLQAKASLTQVAEVEATKPPQRAFVPLDVPQTVVTFGGPGIRRHDPNFMAAYVVNHILGGGGLSSRLYKEVREKRGLAYSVYESLLWMDRSALFIGNTGTRADRAGETVDAIEKEVRRMAEEGPTQKELDEAKSYLKGSQMLALDTSSKLAQALLQYQLDKLPIDYIEKRNALVDAVTLDDAKKVAQQLWGQGLLTVIVGRAPQAAAQPVVAPPKAN